The nucleotide sequence ATCATATCACAATCATCAAGATAATTTTTAACATTTTTTGAATTAGAACTATCAAATTTAAGTGAAGTAACTTTATTTATTGACCCATTATCTTGAGCTGACATGACTCTCATACAAATAGCTTCAGCTTTCTGTACAGTTCTGTTTAAAATAATTATTTTAGAAGCCTCAAGCTGTGAAAACTTCAGCGCCAGCGTTGATACAACACCGCCTGCTCCTAAAATTATAATTTTTCTTCCTTTTACATTAAATCCATTTTGCCCTAAGTTCAAAGAAGTTATAAAACCGTTTGCATCAGTATTATATCCATATAATTTATTATCTTTTATTTTTACAGTATTAACAGCGCCAAACAACTCCGCTTCACTGTCAATTCCATCTAGGTATGGAATTATGTCAACTTTATGCGGCATTGTCAGGTTAAATCCGGTTACATTATTTTTTATTGCATTTTCTATATATTTATCTAGTTCATTTTTCTTAACTTTAACTTTTTCATATTCATAAGGAATTTTTAAAATATTTAATATACTGCCATGAACCTCAGGGGATTTACTATGTTCAATAGGGTCTCCGATTACATTAAGCTTAATTGTCATCTTCTTCCCTCATTTCATTAAGCAAATAATCTATAGCTAAAAGATAACCTCTGATTCCCAATCCACAAATTTGTCCTATACATCCGGATGCAGTAACAGATTTTTTCCTAAAATCGTCACGCTTATGTATGTTGCTTATATGAACCTCCACTGCAGGTAAATTTACAGCTTTAAGCGCGTCTAATATAGCATAACTGTAATGCGTATATGCCCCGGGATTAATTACTATTGCGTCACAGCTTCCCAACGCATGGTGAATAAAGTCGATTATTTCTCCTTCTCCATTACTTTGAAGAACGATAGCCTCGGCGCCTAAATTTTTAGCGTATTCTTCAATTGTGTTTTCCAAATCTGAATATGCCGTATTTCCATACACATCCGGTTCCCTGACGCCAAGCATATTTATATTAGGACCGTTTATTACCATTATTTTCATAACTCTATTTCCCCTTTCATATATATTCGTGATATATAAAAAAATACTATATTATTTATCAGATAAAGTTTTTATATGATTAATTATTTCTTTTAAAACCTCAGCAAAAGACATATTATTTGTTATTATATAGTCAGCTGCATCTCTATATAATTCATACCTCTCACTATACAGAGAAATTAATTTGTCAGCTCCGTCTTTAAGCAGCGGTCTGTCAGATGTATCAACATCTTCCATTATAAAATTCAAGGGTCTGTCAATGAATATAATATACCCACCCAAAAATTTTGCATTTTCTATATTAATATTATTTTTTACTACGCCTCCGCCGGTTGAAATAATAATATCCTTATTTTGCGGAACAGAACAAAACTCTTTTAGCTTCTCTGTTTCTAATCTGCGAAAATATTCTTCTCCGTTTTCCGTAAAAATATCATTTATTGATTTATTCTGACTTTTTTCAATTTCTTCGTCTAAATCAACAAAACTAAAGTCTAAGCTCTTTGCGGCACGTTTTCCTAAAGATGTTTTTCCGCACCCGGGCATTCCAATAAGCAATATTTTCAAATTCATCACCTGCTATTCCTTAATTTTATAATTACCTAAAAGCTTAAACTCACCTGTGCCTTCAATTACATTATTTGTAATTTGCCTTACCTTTTCATCTAAAAGATTCCCTGTATAATCAACAAAGAACATATACTCAAAATTTTTGTTATCAAGAGGTCTAGATTCAAGTTTTAATAAATTTAAATCTCCATGCGCAAAACATGCCAATACTCTATGTAACTCGCCGCTTTCGTGAGGAAGTGTAAAAGCCGCGCTGATTTTATTGCACATTACGTCTATTTCTGAATTAACTGACACCACAATAAAACGGGTAGTATTTTTATCACTGTTATTTATATCTTCCGCTAAAATATCCAAACCATATATCTCAGCATTCTGCTTACCCGCAATTGCCGCTTGAACCGGATTATTATCATTAGCAACTTTCTCTGCACTTTTAGCCGTGCTATAGTATTCACGGCAAATAATATCATTGCCTAAAGTTTTTAAAAATCCACTGCTCTGCATTATCCCCTGTTCATGAGAATAGATATACTTTATATCTGAAACTTTCGAACCTTTAACACCCATAAGACAATGTCTTATAGGTATATCAACTTCACCTATTATGAAATAACCATATTTTTCAAGCAGATCCATTACATCAACTATGGTACCGGTGTTAGAATTTTCAATAGGCAAAACAGCATAATCGGATTTATTATTCTTTAAGGATAAAAACGCTGCTTCAAACGAATCAGCATTAGTTCTGTTTGATTCTGCTCCAAAATATTTTATTGCCGCTTCCTCGCTATATGAGCCTTTAACACCATAAAACACAATCCTGGGATTTTGAATATGCGGTTTAGGATTTAACATATCCTCAATACGTTTTCTGCCTTTATCGCGGCTAAGTTCACGAGTCTGTCTATCACGACTTATTGACATTATAGCAGTAAAAAACTCATAAACTTCATTTTCCCGGCTTTTGTCTGTTAACAAATCCATTTTGCTTTTTAAAACTTGCTTTTCTCTTTCTGAATCAAGAACCGGCTTTCCTACACTTCGCTTGTAATCAGCAACACTGCTGCATAAATCCATTCTTTTTAAAAATAATGGCAGCAGCTCTTTGTCAATCTTATCAATCTCTTCTCTTAGTATGTCTAACCTATTTTTTTGGCTGCATGTATTATTTAATTCATTCAATTTTTGATTATCACTTTTAGTGTCCATTTTATCTTCCTTTAAGTTACAATTTATCTATCTAATAAAATATCCAAAATAGCCAATGCTACAGCATTCTCTATAACAACAGCGCCTCTGTGAACTATACATGGATCATGTCTTCCATGTATTTCTATAGATGCGTTTTCCATTTTTGATATATCTACTGTTCGTTGTTTTTGTGCAATCGAAGGCGTCGGTTTTAAAACAGCCTGCATTATTATCGGCATACCATTAGTAATACCGCCATTTATACCGGCATTATTGTTTGTAAATGTTTTAACATCCTTTCCTTCCATATAAAATTCATCATTTGCCTCATCACCAAACATTCCGGCAAAATCAAAACCGGCGCCAAACTGTACGCCCTTTACTGCCGGAACTGAAAACAGCATAGATGAAAGGCGGCTTTCCACGGAACCAAAAAAAGGCGCCCCCTTACCAACAGGCATACCAATAACAGCACATTCTACTATTCCGCCAACAGAGTTTAAATTTTCTTTAGCCTCAAGTATTTTTGCCTTCATTTGTTCAGTTTTACCGTCATCTATAACTGGGAAATCTTTTTTTGTAATCAACTCAATATCATTTTTTGATACTGAAATAGGATTAAACTTTTCATCAGCAACATCATTAATTCTATAAATATGCGCGCCAACATAAACATTATATAAGCTTAAAACCTGTTTGGCTATGGCGCCGGCAAAAACCAACGGCGCTGTTATCCTTCCGGAAAAATGGCCTCCGCCGCGGTAATCATGACTTTCTCCATACTTCATAAAACCTGTAAAATCAGCATGTCCCGGTCTTATTAAATCTTTTTCATAATGTTTTGAAATCGTATTTGTATTCCTGATTATACCGCAAAGCGGGGTACCTGTTGTTTTTTCATCAAAAAAACCAGATAGTATTTCAACATTATCTTCCTCACGTCTTGATGTTGAAATATTATCCTTTCCGGGAGCACGTCTTCTCATTTCATCTGAAATTTTTTCTATATCCAAACTTATTCCTGATGGAAGACCATCTATAACTATACCTATACCGCCGCCGTGCGATTCTCCAAAAATACTAAGCTTAAGATTGTTTCCCCATGTGTTCAATGCAAGTGTTCCTCCTTAGTAAGTTTCGTTTCCTGCCAGACGATCATACACCTTATAAAAATCAGGATAAGATTTGGTTACAGCTTTTTCTGCGCCCGTTATCTCAATACACCCCTCAGCGCGGCAAGCAGCAATAGAAAGCGCCATAGCTATACGATGATCGTTCCAGGAAGAACAAACATTTCCCTCAACCAAATCTCTGCCTATTATTTTTAAACCGTCTCTTTCCTCTACAATGCCAACTCCCAGCCTGCCAAGTTCGGTTGCGGTTGACCTTAATCTGTCGCTCTCCTTGTGTCTTAATCTTCCGGCGTTTATTATCCGGCTTTCTCCTGAGCAAAAAGAGCAAAGCACCGCGACAATAGGTACTAAATCCGGAATATTTTTGGCGTCAACCGTTATCCCATGCATTACAGCTGTCTTTTTAGCCATAATTCCGCCGTTTGGCCCCTTTACAATTCTTGCACCGGTATTTTTAATTATATCTAAAATTTCTCGGTCTCCCTGCAAACTATTAGGATTCAAATTCAAACATTCAACATTACAGCCGATTGCGTCAGCTACAAGAAAAAATGCTGCCTGAGAATAATCAGCCTCAATTTTTAATTCATTGCAGCCTTTATATTTCTGACCGCCTTTTATTTTAAACAGCTTATACTTATAATTTTCAATTTCAATTCCAAATTTTGAAAGCATATCAATAGTCAAATCCACATAACCTTTTGATTCAAGCTCTCCGGACACAATAATTTCACTGTCTCCGTCTATAATCGGCAAAGCAAATAGAAGTCCAGTAATAAATTGGGAGCTGACATTTCCAGGAAGACCATAACTCCCTGATTTTAAACTTCCATCAATAATTATATAATCAGTTCCCAGTTCATACTTTATACCTTTTTCGCGAAAGATGTTTAAATATGGAGTCTGTGGTCTCTGCATAAGGCGGCCATGACCTACAAATTTTACCGGAACGCCTTTTCCAAGCGCAATAGGCATCAAAAAACGCAAAGTAGAACCGCTTTCTCCGCAATCAAGAGTAATCATATTCTTAACCTTATATGTTTTTTTCTTCGTAACGCTCACTGTCATACTTTTTGTATTGACGCTGCATTTAGCGCCCAGTGCGCGCATACATTCAATTGTTGCTTCGATATCCTTTGAAACTGCAACATTTTCAATTGTACACTCCCCGCCAGAAAGAGATGCCGCAATTATAGCTCTGTGCGCGACGCTTTTGGACGGCGGAACTGAAACAATTCCTTTTAACATATTAGGTTGAATTTTTTTTACATCTTCCATCTTTCAGCCTCCAGCTCTATTTGTCATATAATAAAAAAATGTTAAATATTATTTAAGAAAGTCGCTTTTTTCAAGCTTTTTTATCATTACCTTGCCTATGTCCTCAATTAATATTAAATTAATTTTACTGCCTTCGCCTTTTTTATCAACTGCGACAGCTTCTGCAAGTTCATCTTTGCTGATTTGAACATCAACAGGAAGGTTATAATTTTTAAGAATGCTTATCATTCTGTCTGTAACGCCGTTATGTGTTATACCAAGTTTCTCACCATATTCACAAGACATGACCATTCCTACAGCCACACCTTCTCCATGAGTATATGTTTCATAGTTATATTTTTTCTCAATCGCATGTCCAAAAGTATGTCCAAAATTTAAAATCATACGTCCGCCTGTATCAAACTCATCTGATTCAACAACCTGCCTCTTTATATCACAACAATTATATATTATTTTATCGATATTTGCAAACAATTCTTTTGTAGATTTTATACTTTCAAGCATTTCAAACAGCTTTTTATCTTTTATAGCACCATATTTGATTACTTCTGCCATACCGTCTGCCAAAACTCTGGAGGTTAATGTTTTGAGGCAGTCTGTATCTATTATCACCATCTCCGGCTGTTTAAAAGCTCCAACCAGGTTTTTTCCACGAGGCAAATCAATTGCAACCTTACCGCCCACACTTGAATCTACCTGAGCCAATAAAGTCGTAGGAATTTGAACATAAGGTATTCCCCTAAGTAAAGTAGCAGCGGCATAACCGGTCAAATCACCAATTACACCTCCTCCGAGAGCAATTATTAAATCAGTCCTGGTAAGCTTAAAATCAAGCATTTCATTATACAAATTCATTAAGCAATCAGCAGATTTGCTTTTTTCCCCAGCAGGAACTGTTATAAGTTTGGTTTCAAAACCTGACTGTGCAAGACTTGAAACAACTATTTCTGAATATAGCGGAGCTACGTTTGAATCTGTCACAACAGCAATCTTTTCTCCGGAATAAATTTTTCTTATATAATCTGCTGTGTTGTTTAAAATACCATTATCAATGTATATTTCATACTCTCTTCCAGGAATATTTACTTTTAATTTTTCCATGGCTCAGGCTCCTTTTCCTGCATAGTTATTTTATTTTTACACACTTTATCAAGTAATTCATATAATTCATCACTTTGTGAATTGTCAATACAATACCTAATTTCCGATAAGTTTTCAATTAAGCGGTCTATTTCATTTAAAACATTTTTTCTGTTTGCTAAAAATAATTCACTCCAAAGCTTGGGATTTATTCTTGCCACTCTAGTACAGTCACGAAAAGAACCGGCTGTATACGCTCTATTCATTTTTTCCGGATAAGATAAACATAGAGCTGATGCTGCTATGTGCATTAAATCGCTTGTATAGGCTATCACACTGTCATGCTCTTCAGGACTTGCTATGGTGATACGTGTGGAGCCAATATATTTAGCTATTTCCCTTATCAGTTCCACACTTTCTTTTTTTGAAGTTTTAACGGGAGTTATTATATAACCGCTCATCCAAAAAAGCTCAGATGATGCGTTAACAAACCCATCCATCTCTTTGCCTGCCATTGGATGACCGCCTACATAGTCAACTCCCTCCGGCAAAACACTGCATATGGATTCAGAAACACTGGATTTAACACCGCAAACATCGGATATAACTGCCCCGGTCTTGAACCGGTGTGCGTTAATTTCTATAATTTTATGAATACTGTCCGGATATGTACAAAAAAACACAACATCAGAATTTTCTATAGCATCTCCGGCTTTTTCATATACAAAATTAACAGCTTTATTTTTTAAAGCGAGACGTCTGGTTTCGCTATCTATATCACAACCTGCAATCACGCATTTTTTAAATCCTTTGAGGGCATACGCCAATGAACCTCCGATAAGTCCAAGTCCGATAATTGCAATCCTAAAATCCTTCTCCATATCTCTACTCCTATTTTATATTTTCTTTCCAACATGAACTCCGATTGCCTTCATTTTGTTCATCATATTTTCAAACTGTTTTTTATCAAGAGACTGTGCGCCGTCACACCATGCTTTCTCAGGGCAATTATGAACTTCAACTATAAGACCGTCAGCACCGACTGTCATCGCCGCCAAAGAAAGCGGCTCGACCATCCAACTCATCCCGGCTGAATGAGACGGGTCAACAATAACCGGAAGGTGGCTTAATCTCTTAATTGCAGGAATGGCGCTTAAATCCAAAGTGTTTCTGGTATATGTTTCAAATGTCCTTATTCCTCTCTCACATAATACAACATTTGGATTACCGGAAGCCAAAATATATTCAGCCGACATCAGCCATTCTTCAATTGTTGATGAAAGACCTCGTTTTAATAAAACCGGTTTTTTTGTATTGCCTAATTCTTTAAGCAAGTCAAAATTCTGCATATTTCTTGCTCCAACCTGAATTAAATCAACATCCTTATCAAATATTTCCACCATTTTAGGCGACATAATTTCAGTAACAATCGGAAGTCCGGTCTTTTCTTTTGCTTCTTTCAATAACTTCAAACCCTCAAGTTCAAGTCCCTGGAACGAATACGGCGACGTTCTGGGTTTAAAAGCTCCTCCTCTCAGCATTTTAGCGCCGCTCTTTTTAACGCTCTGTGCCACATCAATAATCTGTGCCTCGGATTCCACGCTGCAAGGGCCTGCGATAACAGTAAACTCGCCTTCTTTGCCTATTTCAACATTATCTACTTTAATAACGGATGGATCCGGATGGAACTTTCTGCTCGCCTTTTTAAAAGGTTCAGCAATACGCATAACTCTGTCAACATGAACATTCAGCATCAGAGTATCAGGATCTATTTTGCTCGTATCTCCAAGCAAACCTAAAACTGTGCAGTCAACACCTTTGTTAACCATCACGTCAAGCCCCATATCCTTTATATAAGACACCATTTTATTGACATCTTCCTGTTTTGTTTTTGGTTTTAAAATAACTACCATTTTTATTCCTCCTAAATTTGTTATAAAAATAAAAAGGATGAGCCATAAGCCCATCCTTGAATAATTTTCAAAGTTTTATGTTATTATCTTAAAAAGAACATAAACGGGCTTTACTAAATTTACTGCACCAAAAATAACCAAAGCTAAAGTAAAAGCTCTGGCTAAAGTAGAAAAAATATTCTGTTGTATCAGAAATCAATCTACGCAGCAAATCACTCATTTTATTCTTCTCCAAATAACAAATTAAATTAAAAACACTTGCAAATTTTAACTTCTTAGTATTATACTACATACTTTGTTAAAATGCAAGTGTTTTTTTAAACTTTTTATATTTTTTCTGTTACATGCCTGGTAACATGGCAGTTTATGTTAACCGCACAAGGCATTCCGGCAATATGTGTAGGAAAAGTTTCAACATTTATTCCGAGTGCAGTTGTTACGCCGCCAAATCCCTGAGGTCCAATATCTAGCCGGTTTATTTTTTCCAATAAAATATTTTCTAAATCAGCATAATACGGATCAGGATTTTTGCTGTCCACATCACGAAGAAGCGCATATTTTGCAAGGTATGCAGCCTTTTCAAAGGTTCCTCCAATACCTACGCCTATAACAAGCGGCGGGCATGGATTGCCTCCGGCATTTTTTACTGTATCAACAACAAAGTCAATTATTCCTTCAAGTCCGTCTGATGGTTTAAGCATTTTTACCGCGCTCATATTTTCACTGCCAAAACCTTTCGGAGCAATAGTTATCTCAATATTATCACCTTCAACAATCTCTGTATGAATTATTGCGGGAGTATTATCTCCAGTGTTACCGCGTCTTACAGGGTCAGCAACAACTGATTTTCTAAGATAACCGTTTTTATATCCTCTCCTAACGCCTTCATTTACTGCATCACACAATAAACCGCCGGAAATATGAACATCCTGTCCTATTTTTAGAAATACAACCGCCATCCCGGTGTCCTGACAAATAGGAACTGCTTCATCACGAGCTATTTCAGCATTCTTTATAATGTTATTCAGAACATCTTTTGCAACTGTATTAGTCTCTTTCTCATATCCCCTGCATATTGCATTTTCTACATCAGGATTCAAAAAACAATTTGCGTCTATACACATTTTTTCAATAGTTTTTGTTATTAAATCTGTATTAATCTCTCTCACTGTATCACCATTCTTTTTTTATATAATTAATTTCCCCTATTGTGGAACACCCATGAATTCAGCCACTTTAACCATATATTAGAGTAATCTTTAGTTACAGTCATGCCTGACAGCACAGGATAGAAACCGACAAAGAGCAATCCACACAATGCAACAAAGCAGTTTGAAATATGCTTAAACCAGCCAAAACGTTCTTCTAAATCACGGAGAGTATAAACTATCATGATTATTAGGAATGGCGTACTTGCAAAGAAATGATATATAAATACACATCTGGTAACGAATACCCAAGGCAATATTTGAGCAAGCAATCCAACAACTAAAAATAGAACTTTTTTATCTCTCTTAATTATTCCAACGATAACTGTATATATAAAAGCAACTATACTGGACCAGAAGATCAATGGATTACCAAAAATGGAGATACATCCAATATTGTTCTGTCCTACCGTCTCTACAGGTGCCGAATAAGCCCATAAAGGACGGTAATCGATCGGCCACTGATACCATGCTGACGAATACGGATGTGTTGCCTCAAGTCCGCTGTGGTAATTATACATATAAGTCTGATTATTCAGCATTGCATGCCAAACATCCGGATATCCTTTAACCATCGAAATCGGCAGATATGACATAGTGTATATAAATCCTGGAATAAGAACAAAAGTTACTACACATGAAGCACATATCTTAAATAAGAATCCAAGGAATAATTTCTTGTGTTTTTTAGGCAAAGCCATATATACGCCAACAAAAATCAGAAGCAACTCTACAGCAAGTCCTGCCCCTGCATATATACAAATCCATTTTGACGCAGCGCCAAAGCCAAACATTAATCCTGATAAAGCTAAAGTTCCGATTAGCTTCCAAATAGTTTTTCCCTCTTTAAGCTTAGTTGGATTATTTTTTGCAAGGTTAAGCGCCCTCTTTCCAAACAAGAACATAAACAAATACATCGCTATTATAAATGTTACTGGATACGAGTCTATCGTTCCCATTCTAGTTAGAGCAAAATGCATAAAGTCAAACGCAAATATCAACGTTCCCAAAACGGAATATCTAGTTCTCTCAAATAATTTTTTAAGTAATATATATAAGAGAGGCAGCATTATAATTCCGAAAGTGGTTCCCATAACTCTCCAGCCAAACGGCGTCATACCAAAAACAGCAATACCGATTGACATAATTAATTTACCAAGCGGCGGATGAGTTGTCTCATAATACGGCATTAAATGAAGATGCTCATACGCAGTACGCGGATGATATATTTCATCAAAATAGGTGCTGTTCATAAAACTTGTTCTATATTGCGCCATATCCTGCTCATCCGCAATATTTGCACAATCACCTTTTCCGGTTACGTTTGATATCGGAATTTGTGTTCCGTCAGCCTGCCAAAAAGCAAGTTCAAACATTCTGTAGTCTATAGCACTGGTCTCACCTTTTATATATCTAGCTTCAACAGGAGAGGCAAGTTTTGACACTTCCCATTTAAAAACAGAATTAAGCTGACAGTTTACATTCATGTCCTGCCATGTTCTTCCATCCTTAGAATATGATAGCTTCATCCCCGGCTTTGTAGCAACATCGCCTATTCCCAAATAATAAGTTACAGTATCAATGCTTTGAACTGAACCCAAATCAATCTGAACCGTTTCATTTGGAGACTCAGGCTGATAAAACGTCTGCGGATTTTTTAAACTTCCCAAATTTACGTATGCGATAATAGCGTAAATAATAACAATTGCCGCCATTATTACTATATCAGTTTTAACTATCTTTTCCGTTTTTAATGGTTTGCCCGTATACTCAATTTTTGTTGCTTTATAAAATAAAGATGTAACTTTAGATAGAATTTCAAAATACTTTAATTTAATTTTAGAAATCCATGTATCAAGAGGTGGAATACTTTCTGATTCCTCCTCACATATTTCCACATTCAATTCAGCACTATCAACAACTCTACTTGAAACATTAACTTTATTTTTGCCGAATGAAGTAAAAAATACCTTTACAGCTTCAAAGCCATGATATTTACTTTCTCCAATATCTCCAGCCCTAGCACAAGTCACCTGAGGATATAAAACGTAATCATGTATGATAACGAACATGGTAATTATAAAAGTAACAACTTCTAATACTGAAGCGAACGCCATTGCTTGATATGACGGTCCTGAAGTATTAAATTTCAGCATAAACATCAACACACAGAAAACATTTATAAAGTTAACACTGCTGAAAAATGCAAAACTAAATAACGTTCTCTTATTTTTCGATAACATATATTCAAAAATTAAAAACATAATTGGCGTTATTAAATAACGTTCGTGCATTTTTAATCCAAACGTAAACAAGAAACTGATTATGAAGAATGCAGGTATAAATATCTTTCCGCTTGGGCTTTTGATTTTAATATATAGTATCAATGCTCCGCCAATAGCTAAAAGTATCATAACATAATTCAGAATATTGAGAAGTGTTTGGGCTGAGCCGCCGACTTCAAGAGAAACCCAATTTAATTTTAGCATTGCAAAGAAATTAAAAGCGTTTATTGTAAAATATGGATATGAAGCTAATGTACTCATATATTTTTGTATAAGCCAAACCGGATTAAGTGATACTAATAATTTTTGCCCTATATTCAATCCTTCATGTCCCCAAGCTGCATAGTTATATGGAATTGAGAACATAAGAAGCATTATAACTCCTATTACAACCATCTTTAATATCATTTTCCAATCCTTTGCTGCAACAAAGGCAAACAAAAATACCGGTCCGACCATCAAGGCCTGAGGCTTCATGAGAACAGCAAGCACATATAATATGCCGGATAAATAATAATTCTTCTTATACAAATTATACATTGAAAGTATTAAAAATACTGCCAGTACAGATTCAACTTGTCCCCAAGCAGATGAATTAATAAACAGAAGCGGGTTCAGCATTAAAATTATTCCCAAAATCAATGCAGACTTTTTGCCCATGTGTTTTGAACCAATAACAAAAACAGAAATCATCAATACGGTATCAGCCAAAATAGCCGGAAGTTTAAACATCAGCTGTGTTGCATTTCCGGAAAGATGAAAAATCTGATTAAACCATGCAAAAATTCCGAGTATAGTTATATACCCTGGCGGATAATCGCAAAAATACTCAGGAGCATAGAAATGTCCCGGCCCATTTGTCATCACATTATTTCCCCATGCTATCCAGCATGACATATCCGACGGATATCCCTTTAAAAAATAAGCCAATATTATTCTGGACAACAATGCAACAGCGCCAACAATAACAAAAATACGTATAGATAAATCACCAATATTTTTGTTATTTTTCAGTTGCTTTGCCGGCACAAATTTCTCTTTGGATTTTTTTCTTTGGTTTCTACTTTTTGATTTATTTTTGTTCACTTCCATCAAAGGTTGAACTGATAATTGATTCTTAGAATCAA is from Monoglobus pectinilyticus and encodes:
- the aroF gene encoding 3-deoxy-7-phosphoheptulonate synthase produces the protein MVVILKPKTKQEDVNKMVSYIKDMGLDVMVNKGVDCTVLGLLGDTSKIDPDTLMLNVHVDRVMRIAEPFKKASRKFHPDPSVIKVDNVEIGKEGEFTVIAGPCSVESEAQIIDVAQSVKKSGAKMLRGGAFKPRTSPYSFQGLELEGLKLLKEAKEKTGLPIVTEIMSPKMVEIFDKDVDLIQVGARNMQNFDLLKELGNTKKPVLLKRGLSSTIEEWLMSAEYILASGNPNVVLCERGIRTFETYTRNTLDLSAIPAIKRLSHLPVIVDPSHSAGMSWMVEPLSLAAMTVGADGLIVEVHNCPEKAWCDGAQSLDKKQFENMMNKMKAIGVHVGKKI
- a CDS encoding fumarate hydratase gives rise to the protein MREINTDLITKTIEKMCIDANCFLNPDVENAICRGYEKETNTVAKDVLNNIIKNAEIARDEAVPICQDTGMAVVFLKIGQDVHISGGLLCDAVNEGVRRGYKNGYLRKSVVADPVRRGNTGDNTPAIIHTEIVEGDNIEITIAPKGFGSENMSAVKMLKPSDGLEGIIDFVVDTVKNAGGNPCPPLVIGVGIGGTFEKAAYLAKYALLRDVDSKNPDPYYADLENILLEKINRLDIGPQGFGGVTTALGINVETFPTHIAGMPCAVNINCHVTRHVTEKI
- a CDS encoding glycosyltransferase family 39 protein, with protein sequence MYLAYLIAILFILAFVALQKFVDSKNQLSVQPLMEVNKNKSKSRNQRKKSKEKFVPAKQLKNNKNIGDLSIRIFVIVGAVALLSRIILAYFLKGYPSDMSCWIAWGNNVMTNGPGHFYAPEYFCDYPPGYITILGIFAWFNQIFHLSGNATQLMFKLPAILADTVLMISVFVIGSKHMGKKSALILGIILMLNPLLFINSSAWGQVESVLAVFLILSMYNLYKKNYYLSGILYVLAVLMKPQALMVGPVFLFAFVAAKDWKMILKMVVIGVIMLLMFSIPYNYAAWGHEGLNIGQKLLVSLNPVWLIQKYMSTLASYPYFTINAFNFFAMLKLNWVSLEVGGSAQTLLNILNYVMILLAIGGALILYIKIKSPSGKIFIPAFFIISFLFTFGLKMHERYLITPIMFLIFEYMLSKNKRTLFSFAFFSSVNFINVFCVLMFMLKFNTSGPSYQAMAFASVLEVVTFIITMFVIIHDYVLYPQVTCARAGDIGESKYHGFEAVKVFFTSFGKNKVNVSSRVVDSAELNVEICEEESESIPPLDTWISKIKLKYFEILSKVTSLFYKATKIEYTGKPLKTEKIVKTDIVIMAAIVIIYAIIAYVNLGSLKNPQTFYQPESPNETVQIDLGSVQSIDTVTYYLGIGDVATKPGMKLSYSKDGRTWQDMNVNCQLNSVFKWEVSKLASPVEARYIKGETSAIDYRMFELAFWQADGTQIPISNVTGKGDCANIADEQDMAQYRTSFMNSTYFDEIYHPRTAYEHLHLMPYYETTHPPLGKLIMSIGIAVFGMTPFGWRVMGTTFGIIMLPLLYILLKKLFERTRYSVLGTLIFAFDFMHFALTRMGTIDSYPVTFIIAMYLFMFLFGKRALNLAKNNPTKLKEGKTIWKLIGTLALSGLMFGFGAASKWICIYAGAGLAVELLLIFVGVYMALPKKHKKLFLGFLFKICASCVVTFVLIPGFIYTMSYLPISMVKGYPDVWHAMLNNQTYMYNYHSGLEATHPYSSAWYQWPIDYRPLWAYSAPVETVGQNNIGCISIFGNPLIFWSSIVAFIYTVIVGIIKRDKKVLFLVVGLLAQILPWVFVTRCVFIYHFFASTPFLIIMIVYTLRDLEERFGWFKHISNCFVALCGLLFVGFYPVLSGMTVTKDYSNIWLKWLNSWVFHNRGN